The genomic stretch ACCCTCACAACATGAATGCCAAACAGTCCTCTCCCATCAAGAGTACCACCTGTAACTATCAACACAATCTCTGCCACATTTCCAAAGGGCTTCtactttcaatctgatgttaacaGCCACAGCTGCAATGGATCCACCTTCTCCCTTTCAcagccagacaaaagcaacactgtATCTTCCCCACTTTGACAAACTGCGTTCTCTTCATTTCCAAAGTCCACTCTTAATCTAGTGTTTGCAGCCATCGCTACAAAGGGAATGTATGGTGTTGCTTTTGTTTggctgggagagagggagaggaggaggagagagaagttgGATCCTTCTGGGGGTGGCTGCAAACATCAGATTCAAAGGGAAagtctttggaaatgaggaggatgcaAAGTTGGGCAAAGCAGGGAAATGTATGGTGTTGGTTTTGGATGGCTGGGAGGAAGggtgaggaaggtgtgtgtgaagAGGCTGACCTTGTTAAGTAGCAGCTACAGTTGTGAATAGTCAAATCTATGCTGAATCTGAAACCTgggaatgtggagggctgactatacatttcttttaaatgaatacagtattctgatgaggaggaagaggagaaaagtcaGAATTCCTACCAAGGCTACTCATTTATAGAACATTCTAGTGGGGGCTCTGTGAAGGCACAAGACCCTCATTTGTATGTCCAACAATCACCGAGTCCTTGTGAAAATGCTTTTTGCTAATCCTTCTAAATGAGGACTATAGAACTCCAAACATCCTGTAATAGCCATTTTTATAATTTTACTAACTCAAGTAGACAACACAGCCATAGAAAAGCATTTGTTAAAGATTTAATTAATCTTATCACACCAATTCAATTGATCCTTtaaatgcagattttcttttttaacccaGTCTGTTAAACATTTCCAAACCCCAGGGCACTCTTACCTTTGCTTTGAAAACATGAAATTTGTTCTGAATCTCACAAAGATGCATATCATTCTCTTTGCAACTCATCTCAGATCCAACTGTGTCCATAAGACTACTGGTACAAGTCTGGCCATTGTACCCACTATCCACCTGATAAAAATAAATTGGATTGGAGAAATGTTATTGGGGGGTATTGGCCTGGGGAGGAGTGCCAAAGCCTAACAAACAAGATATTGTTACACATGAATAATCCGaaatgtttaaattaattttaatgggaAAAAATATCCTCCCAAGTCTAATAAAATAACATGTTAAACTTAGAATTACTGTTCCTCAAAACATTGTTACAATTTCAACACTTTAAAGACACTGGCATTtgttaaaacattacttttaaatgtGTTACTTACAAGCTCTGATTCTACATACATACCAAAATCTGGATTCCACTCAAGGTGTTACAGGTGTTTCATGCAAGATGTTAGCACTCTACATTTGAATGACTGCAGTGGGATGCAAAGCATTATATGGCTTCCCACCACTAAAACTTACCTGAAGACTACTGTTCTCACAGGGACTGGCACTGCTTTCAGCAAGAGGCGACATACAGATGCAAGATCCTTCAAAGTTCAAGCCAGCTATTGGCATGCCACCATTTTCAGCTGATCCTTTTACTGAGTCCTCTTCCAACATCCCTGGATCATCCATATCTACCAAATGGTTTTCCTTGAAACTATCAAGATCATGGATCAGTGTCAAACCTTGTTTGTTGCCTTCAGAATGCTCTGGTGAAATGGACATTCGGGCAACCACTAAATGGGTGCCACGTGTGGAGGCATCTCCAGACAATGGATGCAGGTTGACTTTTGCCTGTTCTGGTGATGGATTTTCTTCAGCCATAACACTTGCTGCCTCCACCTCTGGCTGCTTTTCACTGCAACTTTCAGGAGTAGAAGGTAAGCAAATGAGGGAGGTCTGATACATTGTTGCTCCTCGGCATGCCACAGTTCTCATGGGGGAGCCATTTTTTAATGGAGAACATTCTGTGTAAGGACTGATGCTGCAAGGAGGAGCTGATCGGCATGCATTTGAAACAGAAGGCATGTCTGGAGAGCGAAAAGTGAAGTGCCTTTGTTCTGCATTTGGGAGAAAAGGGACACACAGAATAAACCAACCCATTTCAAAGTAAAGATAGTCAAGAACTCTTCATAGGTCTTCACTATCCATACTGCAAAGGAACCATCAAATCATGTTAGATATTTTGggatataaaatgaaagaaaaaggttaccttgttgttgttgttatcaactTTGTTAGGGTCacagatttaaaatattgttttttcctTGTGAAAAAGAATCCACCCTACCTACCCATATATACTAGACCTtatgtataagctgagggcaggttttgggggcaaaattatggattttgaagtGACCTGTGGATGATAAaccttaagggcatgtaacaaaggatgtaaaggatgaaggaaaggaaaacaaagaccttagaaaattccagcaagcataactgtggtcagactaaaggctggatggatgagagaatagaagggggacATTGGTTCCAgcacagatgacactcttgcctttcaccagggaatggtgagttaaagtacagtacctacattgacctgtggataagtcgatttagttttttgggggtcaattttttgactaaaatttctagaccttatacagtgagcccatgccatacATAGGCTCATTATAAGTGGCTTTCATCTTACGCGGAAGCCGCTGGAAGCAAAGCACTTTTTGCTTTACGCGGGTGTGTCCGTGTCCGGAATGGACTGTACATAAGGATATGCAGTAAGTCATGGCATTGCATCAATTCAAGAATTAAATGGCACAATTACATACATACCTGATAATGGCGTCTTTCTTATCTGAATACCAATTGGAGAGAAAGTTGGAGAAGCAGTAAATGCAGGATTTCTCTCTGGAAATGATGGACTAGTTAGGCTGCCCAGACTGTAAGTCCTCATACCTCCCTGAATAGGGCTGGAGGAAAACTGGCCCTTTCAACATACAAGAAAAATTCTCATAAGATTAAGAAGCAGTGGCACATCTATAAATGCATCTACGTTTAAAATAATGAAACTCAATTTGTATTTTTGATGAGAAGCCccaaatggtatcctttatatccCAAGTCTTTTAAGTCAAAGCTGGGCACATTTGTTTGATCGATATAAGATCTGACTTGCATTGTACAGAACTTCGTATTTCAGAGAAGTACGGGTTTTGCCTTAGAAACTAAATCCTGAGATGACCAAAAGACAACCAAAAAACTAAATGACAGTGATTCAAAAGCACTGAGTATTTAAAGCATCTGAACCTCTTTTCTTAAATCGTCCCTCTTCCTTTAATATTACTTTGCACTGAACATGCATGCTTCAGCAATATATAGTAGTGTATAATGGGGACTGAAAATAGACTTCTGTAGACCatactgaactacaactcctatttTCCCATACCACAGGCTATGGAGTGCAAgcctgatgggatttgcagtccaacacctgTAGGGCCATACCCACACAATTCTTAGAATGACAATTGCCAGCATACAGCCCAATATTCTCTTTACTGAAGAGAGGCTCATGACAAACACTCTGCTCCTTGCAGTGTGGGCAAAATAAAACTCAGAATGAAAATCTCACAGCAGTCTATATTGGGTTTGATGCAGATTTAGCTCTGGCTACAGTAGAgccattaaaattaatggaacTCAGATTAGTCACAACTACTTtaattcccatttatttcagaGGAT from Sceloporus undulatus isolate JIND9_A2432 ecotype Alabama chromosome 3, SceUnd_v1.1, whole genome shotgun sequence encodes the following:
- the BORA gene encoding protein aurora borealis isoform X1; protein product: MSDEKEAKMHITPETPGQLMVQNPFESPSDYSRLQEQIFSSPTVFKTSKSSVTPGKFRWSIDKLALINPVEIDSEDICRQALYLSQARIDKEIEEKRQKAIEEFFTKGVIVPSPWTDHSGKQVSQLNSTTSKYTDLNNASPIGREVAAQPGKSNAACQTALSLPLDFDMEKILGEYFKMDELADQSQENLSTSSLRRKLFLDENGSLSSENSSPAFHSPHNVPASLGVLYSIDISPVRCRSPLNTSSSGQFSSSPIQGGMRTYSLGSLTSPSFPERNPAFTASPTFSPIGIQIRKTPLSEQRHFTFRSPDMPSVSNACRSAPPCSISPYTECSPLKNGSPMRTVACRGATMYQTSLICLPSTPESCSEKQPEVEAASVMAEENPSPEQAKVNLHPLSGDASTRGTHLVVARMSISPEHSEGNKQGLTLIHDLDSFKENHLVDMDDPGMLEEDSVKGSAENGGMPIAGLNFEGSCICMSPLAESSASPCENSSLQVDSGYNGQTCTSSLMDTVGSEMSCKENDMHLCEIQNKFHVFKAKHGKTIPRYWTENEPVHQSSSSCLLGMPLPK
- the BORA gene encoding protein aurora borealis isoform X2, with the protein product MSDEKEAKMHITPETPGQLMVQNPFESPSDYSRLQEQIFSSPTVFKTSKSSVTPGKFRWSIDKLALINPVEIDSEDICRQALYLSQARIDKEIEEKRQKAIEEFFTKGVIVPSPWTDHSGKQVSQLNSTTNTDLNNASPIGREVAAQPGKSNAACQTALSLPLDFDMEKILGEYFKMDELADQSQENLSTSSLRRKLFLDENGSLSSENSSPAFHSPHNVPASLGVLYSIDISPVRCRSPLNTSSSGQFSSSPIQGGMRTYSLGSLTSPSFPERNPAFTASPTFSPIGIQIRKTPLSEQRHFTFRSPDMPSVSNACRSAPPCSISPYTECSPLKNGSPMRTVACRGATMYQTSLICLPSTPESCSEKQPEVEAASVMAEENPSPEQAKVNLHPLSGDASTRGTHLVVARMSISPEHSEGNKQGLTLIHDLDSFKENHLVDMDDPGMLEEDSVKGSAENGGMPIAGLNFEGSCICMSPLAESSASPCENSSLQVDSGYNGQTCTSSLMDTVGSEMSCKENDMHLCEIQNKFHVFKAKHGKTIPRYWTENEPVHQSSSSCLLGMPLPK